In Lonchura striata isolate bLonStr1 chromosome 11, bLonStr1.mat, whole genome shotgun sequence, the following proteins share a genomic window:
- the LOC144246947 gene encoding uncharacterized protein C15orf39 homolog isoform X2: MASKRCSQPADPVILKKLPRLEPATGFLPRQIPGTCSPVPHPGSASHFSYKGSYFACPLQQPPAGWSPTPAYLHYSPGALSQPVPAEGTLLSFLPYPPESLDTRLQPPGSHKSKGSLIRQEQLMARKKLDSPRCPLPVKKPVVVKKAVPLAVPKPVYGAPASFLAPRMALLLGKQAESLKQRPGEANWALPPATHPLHLSEPHRSDPCAEHSLLLLPSSLALPSREQLSSPAALPHYCVTFDNVGPPPSTPFLEASYPSAQSQKKVPEVPSLSLDPWPKLQLPDSSPVMQERSAMCYPPHPYPLSPHRAGPLYHPPAPSAGEPSALPSFGYVASREPFPGTCLQPQDPSSFFPSPLEPYVPRTAGGRLGAALRDAEAPRDAELPRNTGYPGFAISPGDASAFQASFPGTEPGCEQHGADSPQWRAAPRHSSAFQPVCTPERISGGSGGLAETLPERGGSWEKPRQREEEHLCPGRRKSSPAPQDTPHGGPGEENACKVKDPAKELLRPSLSVTPVKELEELRDTKALSSSPPMPVIHNVFSLAPYQEYLERAKVTDPILFCRNHLWEDSSPQNTGGSQEPAALRDVSVVSSLRSGSDAVQSQEESCYGSIPKKPKAEAQELESQEGSPDRVGTEEPPPKEMVLDLSFKKRLVEAGDTQRAPGCAEGTLDRDDKEEKEAAGGKVGLAEGAQPRGPEVDSGDKSSFQSSANFMFQKYKLLPSLPASTEPTQQDGSSQAPQPSPPSSTPTPAHPASSPSSTPLFLQPGPQLSIILAPNPPQILVPNAPSTPVEEKVVVVQKVGVLPSQTPSGQYFTSLHTLLCDTISGSVSRSSPELLQEWLKKAERAEELGEMPKSLPRPKNGSKAPSPQKPSNGKEIWLAFQDVARLLTDLLSQLKTFMSACPFPHVVRAGAIFIPIHVVKEKLFPTLPGSFVDQVLQKHKVELRPTTLSEERHLRDLELKSCTSRMLKLLAIKWLPEIYPDLLNLHWHNSIRQRLALAWRH, encoded by the exons ATGGCCTCAAAACGGTGCTCACAGCCTGCAGACCCTGTGATTCTCAAGAAGCTGCCTCGTCTGGAGCCTGCCACCGGCTTCCTGCCCAGGCAAATCCCAGGCACATGCAGCCCTGTGCCCCACCCGGGCTCTGCAAGCCATTTCAGCTACAAGGGCTCCTACTTTGCCTGCCcactgcagcagcccccagctggCTGGAGCCCCACGCCTGCCTACCTGCACTACAGCCCCGGTGCCCTGAGCCAGCCCGTGCCAGCTGAGGGGACACTGCTGAGCTTCCTGCCATACCCACCAGAGAGCCTTGACACCAGGCTGCAGCCCCCGGGCAGCCACAAGAGCAAGGGCAGCCTGATAAGACAGGAGCAGCTGATGGCCAGAAAGAAGCTGGACAGTCCCAGGTGCCCCTTGCCAGTGAAGAAGCCGGTGGTGGTGAAGAAGGCAGTTCCCCTAGCAGTCCCCAAGCCAGTGTACGGTGCTCCCGCCTCCTTCTTGgctcccaggatggctctgcTACTCGGGAAACAAGCAGAGAGCCTGAAGCAGCGACCAGGTGAGGCGAACTGGGCCCTGCCCCCTGCCACCCACCCTCTGCACCTCAGCGAGCCCCACAGGAGCGATCCCTGCGCCGAGCacagcctcctgctgctgccctccagcctggccctgccttccagggagcagctgagctccCCTGCTGCCTTACCCCACTACTGTGTCACCTTTGATAACGTTGGGCCACCCCCCAGCACCCCGTTCCTGGAAGCAAGTTATCCTTCTGCCCAGAGCCAGAAGAAGGTGCCAGAGGTCCCCAGCCTCAGCTTGGACCCCTGGCCCAAGCTCCAGCTGCCTGACAGCAGCCCAGTGATGCAGGAGAGGTCAGCAATGTGCTACCCACCTCACCCTTACCCGCTGTCACCCCACAGAGCTGGCCCCCTCTACCAccccccagctcccagtgccgGGGAGCccagtgccctgcccagctTTGGCTACGTGGCAAGCAGGGAGCCCTTTCCCGGCACCTGCCTCCAGCCCCAAGATCCCAgcagtttttttcccagccccTTGGAGCCCTACGTGCCGAGGACAGCGGGtggcaggctgggggcagcgCTGAGGGATGCTGAGGCACCCAGGGATGCCGAGCTGCCCAGGAACACCGGGTACCCAGGGTTTGCCATCAGCCCGGGCGATGCATCCGCGTTCCAGGCCTCCTTTCCCGGCACGGAGCCGGGCTGTGAGCAGCACGGGGCAGACAGTCCGCAGTGGCGAGCAGCACCGAGGCACAGCAGCGCTTTCCAGCCTGTCTGCACCCCAGAGAGGATTTCTGGGGGCTCCGGTGGACTGGCTGAGACACTTCCCGAgagaggagggagctgggagaaaCCCAGGCAAAGGGAGGAGGAGCACCTGTgcccagggaggaggaagagcagcccagcccctcaggACACCCCCCATGGGGGACCAGGGGAAGAAAATGCCTGCAAGGTCAAGGATCCAGCCAAGGAGCTCCTCCGCCCTTCTCTGTCCGTGACCCCCGTCAAAGAGCTGGAAGAGCTGAGGGACACCAAGGCTTTGTCATCCTCCCCACCAATGCCTGTGATCCACAATGTCTTCAGCCTGGCACCCTACCAGGAGTATCTGGAGAGGGCCAAGGTCACAGACCCCATTCTGTTCTGCAGGAACCATCTGTGGGAGGACTCCTCACCCCAAAACACGGGTGGCAGCCAGGAGCCTGCTGCCCTCAGAGACGTCTCAGTGGTGTCCAGCCTGAGGTCAGGCAGTGATGCAGTGCAGAGCCAAGAGGAAAGTTGTTACGGGAGCATCCCTAAAAAGCCAAAGGCTGAGGCCCAAGAGCTGGAGTCTCAGGAGGGCAGCCCTGACAGGGTGGGCACTGAGGAGCCACCCCCTAAGGAAATGGTGCTGGACCTTAGCTTCAAGAAGAGACTGGTGGaagctggggacacccagagaGCCCCTGGCTGTGCGGAGGGGACACTGGACCGAGATGataaggaggagaaagaggctgcaggagggaaggtgGGGTTGGCAGAGGGTGCACAGCCACGGGGGCCTGAGGTGGACTCTGGAGACAAGAGCAGCTTCCAGAGCTCAGCCAACTTCATGTTCCAAAAATACAAGCTGctgccctccctcccagccagcactgAGCCCACCCAGCAGGATGGCAGCTCTCAAGCCCCCCAAcccagcccccccagcagcacccccacaccAGCTCACCCAGCTTCCTCTCCATCCAGCACCCCCCTGTTCCTACAGCCTGGCCCCCAGCTCAGCATCATCCTggccccaaaccctccccagatCCTGGTTCCCAATGCCCCCTCCACTCCGGTGGAGGAGAAGGTGGTGGTGGTCCAGAAGGTTGGTGTTCTCCCCTCACAGACCCCCTCGGGGCAGTACTTCACCTCCCTGCACACCTTGCTCTGTGACACGATTTCAGGCTCAGTGTCCCGCTCCTCCccggagctcctgcaggagtgGCTGAAGAAAGCTGAGCGGGCAGAAGAGCTGGGAGAGATGCCCAAATCCCTGCCCCGCCCCAAGAACGGCTCCAAGGCTCCCAGTCCTCAGAAGCCCAGCAACGGCAAGGAGATCTGGCTGGCTTTCCAGGACGTGGCCAGGCTCCTCACTGAcctgctctcccagctgaaGACCTTCATGTCCGCTTGCCCTTTCCCCCACGTCGTCCGGGCAGGAGCCATCTTCATCCCCATCCACGTGGTGaaggagaagctcttcccaacGCTGCCCGGGAGCTTCGTGGACCAAGTGCTGCAGAAGCACAAGGTGGAGCTGCGTCCCACCACCCTCTCGGAGGAGAGGCACCTGAGGGACCTGGAGCTGAAGAGCTGCACCTCCCGCATGCTGAAGCTCCTGGCCATCAAGTGGCTTCCTGAAATCTACCCTGACCTGCTCAACCTGCACTGGCACAACTCCATCCGGCAGCGGCTCG CCCTGGCATGGAGGCACTGA
- the LOC144246947 gene encoding uncharacterized protein C15orf39 homolog isoform X1: MASKRCSQPADPVILKKLPRLEPATGFLPRQIPGTCSPVPHPGSASHFSYKGSYFACPLQQPPAGWSPTPAYLHYSPGALSQPVPAEGTLLSFLPYPPESLDTRLQPPGSHKSKGSLIRQEQLMARKKLDSPRCPLPVKKPVVVKKAVPLAVPKPVYGAPASFLAPRMALLLGKQAESLKQRPGEANWALPPATHPLHLSEPHRSDPCAEHSLLLLPSSLALPSREQLSSPAALPHYCVTFDNVGPPPSTPFLEASYPSAQSQKKVPEVPSLSLDPWPKLQLPDSSPVMQERSAMCYPPHPYPLSPHRAGPLYHPPAPSAGEPSALPSFGYVASREPFPGTCLQPQDPSSFFPSPLEPYVPRTAGGRLGAALRDAEAPRDAELPRNTGYPGFAISPGDASAFQASFPGTEPGCEQHGADSPQWRAAPRHSSAFQPVCTPERISGGSGGLAETLPERGGSWEKPRQREEEHLCPGRRKSSPAPQDTPHGGPGEENACKVKDPAKELLRPSLSVTPVKELEELRDTKALSSSPPMPVIHNVFSLAPYQEYLERAKVTDPILFCRNHLWEDSSPQNTGGSQEPAALRDVSVVSSLRSGSDAVQSQEESCYGSIPKKPKAEAQELESQEGSPDRVGTEEPPPKEMVLDLSFKKRLVEAGDTQRAPGCAEGTLDRDDKEEKEAAGGKVGLAEGAQPRGPEVDSGDKSSFQSSANFMFQKYKLLPSLPASTEPTQQDGSSQAPQPSPPSSTPTPAHPASSPSSTPLFLQPGPQLSIILAPNPPQILVPNAPSTPVEEKVVVVQKVGVLPSQTPSGQYFTSLHTLLCDTISGSVSRSSPELLQEWLKKAERAEELGEMPKSLPRPKNGSKAPSPQKPSNGKEIWLAFQDVARLLTDLLSQLKTFMSACPFPHVVRAGAIFIPIHVVKEKLFPTLPGSFVDQVLQKHKVELRPTTLSEERHLRDLELKSCTSRMLKLLAIKWLPEIYPDLLNLHWHNSIRQRLGSPGMEALKTDGKVTAMDKPRERRH, encoded by the exons ATGGCCTCAAAACGGTGCTCACAGCCTGCAGACCCTGTGATTCTCAAGAAGCTGCCTCGTCTGGAGCCTGCCACCGGCTTCCTGCCCAGGCAAATCCCAGGCACATGCAGCCCTGTGCCCCACCCGGGCTCTGCAAGCCATTTCAGCTACAAGGGCTCCTACTTTGCCTGCCcactgcagcagcccccagctggCTGGAGCCCCACGCCTGCCTACCTGCACTACAGCCCCGGTGCCCTGAGCCAGCCCGTGCCAGCTGAGGGGACACTGCTGAGCTTCCTGCCATACCCACCAGAGAGCCTTGACACCAGGCTGCAGCCCCCGGGCAGCCACAAGAGCAAGGGCAGCCTGATAAGACAGGAGCAGCTGATGGCCAGAAAGAAGCTGGACAGTCCCAGGTGCCCCTTGCCAGTGAAGAAGCCGGTGGTGGTGAAGAAGGCAGTTCCCCTAGCAGTCCCCAAGCCAGTGTACGGTGCTCCCGCCTCCTTCTTGgctcccaggatggctctgcTACTCGGGAAACAAGCAGAGAGCCTGAAGCAGCGACCAGGTGAGGCGAACTGGGCCCTGCCCCCTGCCACCCACCCTCTGCACCTCAGCGAGCCCCACAGGAGCGATCCCTGCGCCGAGCacagcctcctgctgctgccctccagcctggccctgccttccagggagcagctgagctccCCTGCTGCCTTACCCCACTACTGTGTCACCTTTGATAACGTTGGGCCACCCCCCAGCACCCCGTTCCTGGAAGCAAGTTATCCTTCTGCCCAGAGCCAGAAGAAGGTGCCAGAGGTCCCCAGCCTCAGCTTGGACCCCTGGCCCAAGCTCCAGCTGCCTGACAGCAGCCCAGTGATGCAGGAGAGGTCAGCAATGTGCTACCCACCTCACCCTTACCCGCTGTCACCCCACAGAGCTGGCCCCCTCTACCAccccccagctcccagtgccgGGGAGCccagtgccctgcccagctTTGGCTACGTGGCAAGCAGGGAGCCCTTTCCCGGCACCTGCCTCCAGCCCCAAGATCCCAgcagtttttttcccagccccTTGGAGCCCTACGTGCCGAGGACAGCGGGtggcaggctgggggcagcgCTGAGGGATGCTGAGGCACCCAGGGATGCCGAGCTGCCCAGGAACACCGGGTACCCAGGGTTTGCCATCAGCCCGGGCGATGCATCCGCGTTCCAGGCCTCCTTTCCCGGCACGGAGCCGGGCTGTGAGCAGCACGGGGCAGACAGTCCGCAGTGGCGAGCAGCACCGAGGCACAGCAGCGCTTTCCAGCCTGTCTGCACCCCAGAGAGGATTTCTGGGGGCTCCGGTGGACTGGCTGAGACACTTCCCGAgagaggagggagctgggagaaaCCCAGGCAAAGGGAGGAGGAGCACCTGTgcccagggaggaggaagagcagcccagcccctcaggACACCCCCCATGGGGGACCAGGGGAAGAAAATGCCTGCAAGGTCAAGGATCCAGCCAAGGAGCTCCTCCGCCCTTCTCTGTCCGTGACCCCCGTCAAAGAGCTGGAAGAGCTGAGGGACACCAAGGCTTTGTCATCCTCCCCACCAATGCCTGTGATCCACAATGTCTTCAGCCTGGCACCCTACCAGGAGTATCTGGAGAGGGCCAAGGTCACAGACCCCATTCTGTTCTGCAGGAACCATCTGTGGGAGGACTCCTCACCCCAAAACACGGGTGGCAGCCAGGAGCCTGCTGCCCTCAGAGACGTCTCAGTGGTGTCCAGCCTGAGGTCAGGCAGTGATGCAGTGCAGAGCCAAGAGGAAAGTTGTTACGGGAGCATCCCTAAAAAGCCAAAGGCTGAGGCCCAAGAGCTGGAGTCTCAGGAGGGCAGCCCTGACAGGGTGGGCACTGAGGAGCCACCCCCTAAGGAAATGGTGCTGGACCTTAGCTTCAAGAAGAGACTGGTGGaagctggggacacccagagaGCCCCTGGCTGTGCGGAGGGGACACTGGACCGAGATGataaggaggagaaagaggctgcaggagggaaggtgGGGTTGGCAGAGGGTGCACAGCCACGGGGGCCTGAGGTGGACTCTGGAGACAAGAGCAGCTTCCAGAGCTCAGCCAACTTCATGTTCCAAAAATACAAGCTGctgccctccctcccagccagcactgAGCCCACCCAGCAGGATGGCAGCTCTCAAGCCCCCCAAcccagcccccccagcagcacccccacaccAGCTCACCCAGCTTCCTCTCCATCCAGCACCCCCCTGTTCCTACAGCCTGGCCCCCAGCTCAGCATCATCCTggccccaaaccctccccagatCCTGGTTCCCAATGCCCCCTCCACTCCGGTGGAGGAGAAGGTGGTGGTGGTCCAGAAGGTTGGTGTTCTCCCCTCACAGACCCCCTCGGGGCAGTACTTCACCTCCCTGCACACCTTGCTCTGTGACACGATTTCAGGCTCAGTGTCCCGCTCCTCCccggagctcctgcaggagtgGCTGAAGAAAGCTGAGCGGGCAGAAGAGCTGGGAGAGATGCCCAAATCCCTGCCCCGCCCCAAGAACGGCTCCAAGGCTCCCAGTCCTCAGAAGCCCAGCAACGGCAAGGAGATCTGGCTGGCTTTCCAGGACGTGGCCAGGCTCCTCACTGAcctgctctcccagctgaaGACCTTCATGTCCGCTTGCCCTTTCCCCCACGTCGTCCGGGCAGGAGCCATCTTCATCCCCATCCACGTGGTGaaggagaagctcttcccaacGCTGCCCGGGAGCTTCGTGGACCAAGTGCTGCAGAAGCACAAGGTGGAGCTGCGTCCCACCACCCTCTCGGAGGAGAGGCACCTGAGGGACCTGGAGCTGAAGAGCTGCACCTCCCGCATGCTGAAGCTCCTGGCCATCAAGTGGCTTCCTGAAATCTACCCTGACCTGCTCAACCTGCACTGGCACAACTCCATCCGGCAGCGGCTCGGTAG CCCTGGCATGGAGGCACTGAAAACTGATGGCAAAGTGACAGCCATGGACAAGCCAAGGGAAAGGAGGCACTGA